One genomic segment of Chitinophaga sancti includes these proteins:
- a CDS encoding SDR family oxidoreductase, producing MENLANKKVLILGGSTGLGLATAKAAAAEGALVTIVSKNQKRLDDAAKQLPPGTTAFAIDLSDEKAIQSFFDTFGNFDHLVYTAGENLSLSVIKDMDLAASRRYFDIRYWGAVAAVKFGAPYINPGGSVTLTSGIAAVKPTISWSIGSSICAAMEGFTRVMALELAPVRVNIVSPGLVRSNLWDSMNATEREQLFDTFAQALPVRWVAAPEDIAPTYLYLMKQAYSTGQKVTVDGGALLI from the coding sequence ATGGAAAATTTAGCAAACAAAAAGGTGCTCATCCTCGGAGGCAGCACCGGATTAGGACTGGCCACGGCAAAAGCCGCTGCCGCAGAAGGCGCACTTGTAACAATCGTATCTAAAAATCAAAAAAGATTAGACGACGCCGCGAAACAATTGCCGCCCGGAACCACTGCATTTGCCATCGATCTGAGTGACGAAAAAGCCATCCAGTCATTTTTTGACACCTTTGGCAACTTTGATCACCTCGTGTACACCGCAGGTGAAAATCTCTCCTTATCTGTCATCAAAGACATGGACCTGGCTGCCAGCCGCAGGTATTTTGATATCCGCTACTGGGGCGCCGTTGCCGCTGTGAAATTTGGTGCTCCCTATATCAACCCCGGAGGGTCTGTTACCCTCACCAGCGGAATTGCTGCTGTAAAGCCCACAATCAGCTGGAGTATTGGTAGTAGTATCTGTGCCGCAATGGAAGGATTTACCCGCGTAATGGCCTTAGAATTGGCCCCTGTGAGGGTAAATATCGTGAGCCCCGGTCTGGTGAGGTCAAATTTATGGGATAGCATGAATGCCACAGAAAGAGAACAGCTGTTTGATACCTTTGCACAGGCATTGCCTGTCAGGTGGGTGGCAGCCCCGGAAGACATCGCCCCGACATATCTTTATCTCATGAAACAGGCATACAGCACAGGACAAAAGGTAACCGTCGATGGAGGTGCCCTGTTGATATAA
- a CDS encoding L-dopachrome tautomerase-related protein: MSKLNILVLGMFLAACNSGQTNKNTTDTIATSSAVPQLEEVFADSAYQITGVAVAKDGRLFTNYPYWGEKHAYSVVEVVNGEPVPYPDTTWNSFKKGEDGQNKFVCVQSVVTDDQGFLWVVDAAGINLGPVYQGANKVLKINLATNKIDRIYHFPESVAGKDSYLNDIRIDNVNGYAYMTTSANGGIVVLNTKTGDSRLVLHDHYSVLAEKGYHFEMNGRTMVVNSDGIALTADQQWLYYKPLTDDKLYRINTDLLRNFKTSKKTLQDSVKDLGKFVTTDGMILDKEGNLYMGDLEKSAIVKITPDLQMHYIAQDKKQLLWPDSYSISDDGYLYISCSQITYPPTLPYKIFRLKI; this comes from the coding sequence ATGTCGAAATTGAATATTCTGGTGCTGGGAATGTTCCTGGCTGCGTGCAACAGTGGACAAACGAATAAAAATACTACCGATACGATTGCGACTTCATCTGCAGTGCCACAGCTTGAGGAAGTATTCGCAGACTCCGCTTACCAGATTACGGGCGTAGCGGTGGCCAAAGATGGCCGGTTATTTACCAATTATCCTTACTGGGGCGAAAAACACGCATATTCCGTGGTAGAAGTGGTGAACGGTGAGCCCGTTCCTTATCCTGATACTACCTGGAATAGTTTTAAAAAAGGTGAAGATGGACAAAACAAATTTGTCTGTGTACAGAGCGTCGTGACAGATGATCAGGGTTTTTTGTGGGTCGTAGATGCAGCAGGCATCAATTTAGGACCTGTCTACCAGGGAGCCAATAAAGTGTTGAAAATAAACCTGGCTACCAATAAAATAGATAGGATCTATCATTTTCCCGAATCAGTGGCTGGCAAGGATAGTTACCTGAATGATATCAGGATTGACAATGTGAATGGGTATGCATATATGACCACATCCGCCAATGGTGGAATTGTAGTGCTGAATACAAAAACAGGAGATTCCCGGCTGGTATTACATGATCATTATTCTGTGCTGGCGGAAAAAGGGTATCACTTTGAAATGAATGGTAGAACGATGGTCGTGAATTCAGATGGTATCGCCCTCACGGCAGATCAGCAGTGGTTATACTACAAACCATTGACGGATGATAAGCTGTACCGTATTAATACCGATCTGCTTCGAAACTTTAAGACATCTAAGAAGACCTTGCAGGACAGTGTAAAAGACCTGGGCAAGTTTGTAACCACCGATGGGATGATCTTAGACAAAGAAGGCAATCTGTACATGGGTGACCTGGAAAAGAGCGCCATCGTGAAGATCACACCAGATCTGCAAATGCATTACATCGCGCAGGACAAAAAGCAATTGTTATGGCCGGATAGTTATAGTATCTCTGATGATGGCTATTTATATATTTCCTGTTCCCAGATCACTTATCCTCCTACATTACCATATAAAATATTTCGGTTAAAAATATAA
- a CDS encoding TonB-dependent receptor — MLKSTFFVAVLSVCSLTVMAQHGTITGEVRTADGKPAPFVDITLQPGNTGTSADRQGHYQLNNIRTGKYTIVASFTGLKAQFQQVEVANDQTVTINFSLSEDNHTLQEVTVSSGYNKFAKKETENIARMPLKNLENPQVYNVVPKELLQDQVIVSYNDVLKNVTGVSQALVNGSNSFNLRGFFTTSYLRNGLQDYKANSIEIANIERIEVLKGPSATLFGSSLTSFGGLLNRVTKKPYETFNGEISYTLGGFGLSRVTADFNTPLNKEKDLLLRTNIAYHDEGSFQDAGFTKRLFIAPSLVYKASDRLTVTLDAEIYNQKANDFNRLFPQASFTKTNPRLLSVNWKRSYSSNDIYGKTPSVSLNGGVNYKINDQWTSQTSFSHTNSEVEGYWSWNSILGDTAVSRNPGYEHSQYNYTEVQQNFNGDFKIGKLRNRLVLGLDFLNGITNATSASVYGFDQVTIAGHDPRYNELTIPALQAALATVPSSKSRSEQSIYSAYASDVLNITDELLVMASLRVDHFVNNGTYDANNDTTTGKYNQTALSPKLGLVYQLVPKHLSVFGNYMNGFSNNAPTQQPDGKFSSFKPSHANQWETGVKMEFFNGKLNGTFSYYHIKVDDVIRTNADSYSVQDGGQLSKGYEAEVIANPVKGLNIIAGYAYNDIYTINTNADVDGLHQWTGPAQMANLWVSYHFLNTAIRGLGLGIGGNYNGKAYITQSRSSGEFYLPSYTVLNAVLSYERSAYRISLKMDNLTNEVYWGSYVSQMMPRRFSTTVSFKFR, encoded by the coding sequence ATGCTTAAAAGCACATTTTTTGTGGCAGTACTTTCTGTCTGCAGTCTCACTGTCATGGCCCAACATGGCACCATCACAGGCGAAGTAAGAACTGCCGACGGCAAGCCCGCCCCTTTCGTCGACATCACCCTCCAACCCGGTAATACCGGCACCTCTGCTGACCGACAGGGACATTATCAGCTGAATAATATCAGAACCGGTAAGTATACAATAGTCGCCAGTTTTACAGGACTGAAAGCACAATTTCAACAGGTAGAAGTAGCCAATGATCAAACCGTAACGATCAACTTCTCTCTTTCTGAAGATAATCACACCCTGCAGGAAGTTACCGTCTCTTCAGGCTATAATAAATTTGCAAAGAAGGAAACTGAGAACATCGCCCGTATGCCCCTGAAGAACCTGGAGAATCCGCAGGTGTACAATGTAGTACCAAAGGAATTACTTCAGGACCAGGTGATCGTGAGCTATAACGATGTGTTGAAAAATGTAACCGGCGTAAGCCAGGCATTGGTCAATGGTTCCAATTCCTTTAACCTGAGAGGGTTCTTTACCACCAGCTACCTGCGCAACGGCCTGCAGGATTACAAAGCTAACAGTATTGAAATTGCCAACATCGAACGCATCGAAGTACTGAAAGGTCCTTCCGCTACTTTGTTTGGTAGTTCCCTTACTTCTTTTGGCGGTCTGCTGAACAGGGTGACGAAGAAACCGTATGAGACCTTTAATGGGGAAATCAGTTATACTCTAGGGGGCTTTGGTTTAAGCAGGGTAACAGCCGATTTCAACACGCCCCTGAACAAAGAAAAAGACCTGCTACTCCGTACCAATATCGCTTACCACGATGAAGGTAGTTTTCAGGATGCAGGCTTTACAAAGCGACTGTTCATTGCGCCATCCCTTGTATATAAAGCCAGTGACAGACTTACTGTAACACTGGATGCAGAAATATATAACCAGAAAGCAAATGACTTCAACCGTTTGTTTCCGCAGGCTTCTTTTACCAAAACCAATCCACGACTGCTGAGTGTAAACTGGAAAAGATCTTACAGCAGCAACGACATCTATGGGAAAACGCCTTCTGTAAGTTTAAATGGTGGAGTAAACTACAAGATCAATGATCAGTGGACTTCACAGACCTCCTTCTCTCATACCAATTCTGAAGTAGAGGGCTATTGGAGCTGGAACAGTATTTTAGGTGATACCGCCGTTTCCCGCAATCCGGGTTATGAGCATAGCCAATATAATTATACCGAAGTACAACAGAACTTTAATGGTGATTTTAAAATAGGTAAGCTCCGCAACCGCCTCGTATTAGGGCTGGACTTCCTGAATGGTATCACGAACGCGACTTCTGCAAGCGTATATGGTTTTGACCAGGTGACAATTGCAGGTCATGACCCAAGGTATAATGAACTGACCATACCTGCTTTACAGGCGGCGCTGGCAACCGTTCCAAGCTCTAAAAGCAGGAGTGAACAAAGCATCTACAGCGCGTATGCATCCGATGTACTGAATATTACTGATGAACTGCTGGTAATGGCCAGTCTGCGTGTGGACCACTTTGTAAACAATGGTACCTACGATGCCAATAACGATACGACTACCGGCAAATATAACCAGACTGCCCTTTCTCCCAAGTTAGGGCTCGTATACCAGCTGGTGCCTAAACACCTGTCAGTATTTGGTAATTACATGAACGGTTTCAGCAATAATGCACCCACTCAACAACCAGATGGTAAATTCAGTTCTTTCAAACCAAGTCATGCGAACCAATGGGAAACCGGTGTAAAAATGGAGTTCTTTAATGGCAAACTGAATGGTACCTTCAGCTACTACCACATCAAGGTGGATGACGTGATCCGTACGAATGCTGATAGCTATTCTGTTCAGGATGGTGGTCAGCTGAGTAAAGGATACGAAGCGGAAGTGATTGCCAACCCGGTCAAAGGACTGAACATCATTGCCGGGTATGCGTACAATGATATCTATACTATCAATACAAATGCTGATGTAGATGGCCTTCATCAATGGACAGGTCCTGCACAGATGGCGAATCTGTGGGTAAGCTATCATTTTTTAAATACGGCAATACGCGGCCTTGGATTAGGGATCGGCGGTAACTATAACGGTAAGGCGTATATAACGCAGTCCCGTTCTTCCGGTGAGTTCTATCTTCCTTCTTATACTGTATTGAATGCCGTATTAAGTTATGAGCGTTCCGCTTACCGTATCAGCCTGAAAATGGATAACCTCACCAATGAAGTATACTGGGGTAGCTATGTAAGTCAGATGATGCCACGCAGATTCAGTACGACGGTATCCTTTAAGTTCAGATAA
- a CDS encoding dienelactone hydrolase family protein, whose product MSSNIKKEDIKQEVFDLYDDYAHNRLSRRDFIDKLSVFAVGSITVPALMSFLMPNYQDNVQVKPDDPRLKTEFITYNSPKGGGSIKALLSKPADAKKPLGGIVIVHENRGLNPYIEDVARRAALAGFITIAPDALTPLGGYPGSDDKGRELQAKRDKNEMLEDFIAAFEYLKSDKDCNGKVGVVGFCFGGWIANMMAVKVPGLAAAVPFYGAQPSRDQVAQIKAPLLLHFGELDTHVNEGWPAYEAALKEEKKEYTAYIYPGVNHGFHNDTTPRYDKAAAELAWKRTIDFFKAKLS is encoded by the coding sequence ATGAGCAGTAACATCAAGAAAGAGGATATTAAACAGGAAGTCTTTGACCTGTATGACGATTATGCCCATAATCGCCTGAGCAGGCGGGACTTTATCGACAAGCTTTCTGTATTTGCAGTAGGGAGCATCACAGTGCCCGCACTGATGAGCTTTCTGATGCCTAACTACCAGGATAATGTACAGGTAAAACCTGATGATCCGCGACTAAAGACGGAGTTTATTACTTACAACTCCCCTAAAGGAGGCGGTAGTATCAAAGCACTTTTGTCCAAACCAGCAGATGCGAAAAAGCCATTGGGTGGTATCGTAATCGTACATGAGAACAGGGGATTGAATCCGTATATTGAAGATGTTGCAAGGCGTGCCGCATTGGCAGGGTTTATCACCATTGCACCTGATGCATTGACGCCATTAGGTGGCTATCCGGGTTCTGATGATAAAGGACGCGAACTGCAGGCGAAGAGAGATAAGAATGAAATGCTGGAAGACTTTATTGCTGCCTTTGAATATTTGAAGAGCGATAAAGATTGTAATGGCAAAGTAGGTGTGGTAGGGTTCTGTTTTGGAGGATGGATTGCGAATATGATGGCGGTGAAGGTACCCGGTCTGGCAGCAGCAGTGCCTTTTTATGGTGCACAGCCCTCACGCGACCAGGTAGCACAGATCAAGGCGCCCCTTTTATTGCATTTTGGTGAGTTGGATACACATGTGAATGAAGGATGGCCGGCTTATGAAGCAGCGCTGAAAGAAGAAAAGAAAGAGTATACGGCTTATATTTATCCGGGGGTGAATCATGGGTTTCATAATGATACGACGCCGAGGTATGACAAGGCTGCGGCAGAGTTGGCGTGGAAGCGAACGATAGATTTTTTCAAAGCAAAGCTATCATAA
- a CDS encoding TMEM175 family protein, whose protein sequence is MNKSRLEAFSDGVLAIIITIMVLEIKIPHGTNLTAIIPLLPIALSYLFSFIYVGIYWNNHHHLFHIVKEVNGAILWGNLHLLFWISLLPFATGWIDENHFASLPVAFYGFILLMCGASWKLLTIIIIKHEGPNSRLKDAYKSDYKTYLSIALYISGIAVAWFYPIISIFFYVLIAVIWFIPDRRIENKLKEH, encoded by the coding sequence ATGAATAAAAGCAGGCTTGAAGCATTCAGTGACGGTGTCCTCGCCATCATCATCACCATCATGGTACTGGAAATCAAAATCCCCCACGGCACCAACCTCACCGCCATTATTCCCCTCCTCCCCATCGCGCTCTCTTACTTATTCAGTTTTATCTATGTAGGTATCTACTGGAATAACCACCACCACCTCTTCCACATTGTCAAAGAAGTAAATGGCGCTATCCTTTGGGGCAATCTTCATCTGCTCTTCTGGATCTCCTTGCTACCTTTTGCTACCGGGTGGATAGATGAGAACCATTTTGCCTCGCTGCCTGTAGCTTTCTATGGATTTATTCTCCTGATGTGTGGCGCCTCATGGAAGTTGCTGACAATTATTATTATCAAACATGAAGGACCTAACTCCCGGCTCAAAGATGCCTATAAAAGCGATTACAAAACCTATCTCTCTATTGCACTGTATATTTCCGGTATCGCTGTTGCCTGGTTCTACCCCATTATCAGTATCTTCTTTTATGTGCTCATAGCCGTTATCTGGTTCATCCCTGACAGGAGAATAGAAAATAAATTAAAAGAGCACTAA
- a CDS encoding Crp/Fnr family transcriptional regulator yields the protein MDWKARFETQSFNEGDIIFAPGGICRHLYFINQGVVRIMSVSDKGDDITHYFLKEDYFCTILGSFLEQIPALEGIQAATDVEVLVIGKDEFNQLSKEDEAFKKTFDLHTTQGLLQKIQFKNMLHGHDATTRYRLFLERLPDIAARVQLGYIASYLGITQQSLSRIRKNLPNGK from the coding sequence ATGGATTGGAAAGCCCGTTTTGAAACACAATCCTTCAACGAAGGAGATATCATATTTGCCCCCGGTGGCATTTGCAGGCACCTGTATTTTATTAATCAGGGAGTGGTGCGCATTATGTCTGTTTCTGACAAGGGAGATGATATTACCCATTATTTCCTGAAGGAGGATTATTTCTGTACGATACTGGGAAGCTTTTTGGAGCAAATACCCGCGCTGGAGGGAATACAGGCCGCGACCGATGTTGAAGTCTTAGTGATCGGGAAGGATGAATTCAACCAGTTATCCAAAGAAGACGAAGCTTTCAAAAAGACGTTTGATTTGCATACCACCCAGGGGTTATTACAAAAGATACAGTTTAAGAATATGCTGCATGGCCATGATGCCACTACCCGTTACCGTTTATTCCTTGAAAGACTCCCTGATATCGCTGCCCGCGTACAATTAGGATATATCGCATCTTATCTTGGCATTACCCAGCAATCCCTTAGCAGGATCCGTAAGAATTTACCAAATGGTAAATAG
- a CDS encoding DUF434 domain-containing protein, translating to MRTNEQDNALFEDGKKLKLAVADMYYLLSRNYPARAAVALVGNRYALVKKQQTALLGMVCGEQELQNRLQKELRPEQLKDKTIYVDGFNILILLETLLSGGVVFKGLDGCYRDISSVHGTYKQVAQTEAVLLLVGRALQSLGVQKVVWVFDSPVSNSGKLKTYCYELAALHEFHWEIMLHQHPDQYLIDNKVWACSADAFVLNECTAWFNLGAYMIQQDYLAGKHIVSAR from the coding sequence ATGAGAACCAATGAACAGGATAATGCCTTATTTGAAGACGGGAAAAAGTTGAAACTGGCTGTAGCGGATATGTATTATTTACTATCCAGGAATTACCCTGCCAGGGCAGCTGTTGCATTGGTAGGCAACCGGTACGCACTCGTGAAGAAACAACAAACCGCATTATTGGGAATGGTATGTGGTGAACAGGAGTTGCAAAACAGGTTACAAAAAGAGCTGCGCCCTGAGCAATTGAAAGACAAGACTATTTATGTGGATGGGTTCAATATTCTCATATTGTTAGAAACGTTACTTTCCGGGGGAGTTGTATTTAAAGGACTGGATGGTTGCTATAGAGACATCTCTTCTGTACATGGCACTTACAAACAGGTAGCGCAGACTGAAGCTGTGTTATTGCTGGTGGGCCGTGCCCTGCAATCGCTGGGTGTGCAAAAGGTAGTGTGGGTTTTTGACTCACCTGTATCCAATAGTGGAAAGTTAAAAACGTATTGTTATGAGCTGGCGGCACTACATGAATTTCACTGGGAGATTATGCTGCATCAACATCCCGACCAATACCTGATTGACAACAAGGTGTGGGCATGCAGTGCCGATGCATTTGTATTGAATGAATGTACGGCATGGTTTAATCTGGGTGCGTATATGATACAACAGGATTATTTGGCGGGCAAGCATATTGTATCTGCCAGGTAA
- a CDS encoding sorbosone dehydrogenase family protein, producing MRKLLLLLCLPLVNYAQQLPPPHATKSVTKYSKVKGWGDNEKPVAPAGFTVSLFAAGLQNPRWIYELPNGDLLIAESNSHFGFFKKIGAAIIGATHSNSVKKSANRITLLRDADNDGVPETRTTFLSGLHQPFGMLLIGDQLYVANTDAIWRFPYKEGATAITARGIKIADLPAGKVNRHWTRNLLVNPSHTKLYVSVGSGDDHGEKGIEKEQLRAAILEMNVDGSGLQLYASGIRNPVTIAWAPGTDDMWAIVNERDELGNDLVPDYFTHVQRGGFYGWPYSYFGQHIDPRVPAAPPGLVEKAIVPDLALPAHSANLGVVFYTGDKYRHGAFITQHGSWNRKPVSGYKVIFIPFKNGKPSGPGEDFLTGFVKDSVAGTVRGRPVGITVSRKGDLFVTDDKENRVWKVKAD from the coding sequence ATGAGAAAATTATTGTTGCTGCTGTGTTTGCCCCTGGTTAATTACGCGCAGCAATTACCACCCCCACATGCTACGAAATCTGTTACGAAATACAGCAAGGTAAAGGGCTGGGGGGACAATGAAAAGCCGGTAGCACCGGCAGGCTTTACGGTAAGCTTATTTGCTGCCGGTCTTCAAAATCCCCGCTGGATTTATGAACTACCCAATGGGGACCTGCTGATAGCAGAGTCCAACAGCCACTTTGGTTTCTTCAAAAAGATAGGGGCGGCCATCATTGGTGCCACCCATTCCAATAGTGTAAAGAAGAGTGCGAACCGCATTACCCTGCTCAGGGATGCGGATAATGATGGCGTGCCTGAAACAAGAACCACTTTCCTGTCAGGTCTGCATCAGCCATTTGGTATGTTGCTGATAGGTGATCAACTCTATGTGGCAAATACGGACGCTATATGGCGATTTCCCTACAAAGAGGGAGCTACAGCCATCACAGCGCGGGGTATAAAGATCGCTGATCTGCCTGCTGGCAAAGTGAATCGTCACTGGACGAGGAATTTGTTGGTGAATCCATCTCATACTAAACTCTATGTATCCGTTGGGTCAGGTGATGATCATGGAGAGAAAGGAATAGAGAAAGAACAATTACGCGCGGCGATATTGGAAATGAACGTGGATGGAAGTGGGTTGCAATTATATGCCTCAGGTATACGAAATCCTGTCACCATTGCATGGGCGCCGGGTACAGATGATATGTGGGCGATTGTGAATGAAAGAGATGAATTGGGCAATGACCTGGTGCCAGATTATTTCACGCATGTACAGCGAGGTGGTTTTTATGGTTGGCCATATAGTTATTTCGGACAGCATATTGATCCACGAGTACCAGCTGCGCCTCCGGGATTGGTAGAGAAAGCCATTGTGCCGGATCTGGCATTGCCGGCGCATAGCGCTAATCTTGGAGTGGTTTTTTATACGGGGGATAAGTATAGACATGGTGCTTTTATTACGCAGCATGGATCCTGGAATAGAAAACCGGTATCAGGGTATAAAGTTATTTTTATTCCGTTTAAAAATGGTAAACCTTCAGGCCCGGGAGAAGACTTCTTGACTGGGTTTGTAAAAGATAGTGTGGCGGGGACAGTGCGTGGCAGACCGGTGGGAATTACAGTGAGTAGGAAGGGAGATTTATTTGTCACTGATGATAAAGAGAACAGGGTGTGGAAGGTGAAAGCGGATTAA